One part of the Luteibacter yeojuensis genome encodes these proteins:
- the accB gene encoding acetyl-CoA carboxylase biotin carboxyl carrier protein, which translates to MDLRKIKKLIDLLEESNLAELEIKEGEEVVRLSRVPKGGVAVAAPQVMAAPVAAAPVAVAAAAPTPTPAAAEPSLPAGHVVKAPMVGTFYAASTPGAPAFASVGQQVKAGETLGIIEAMKMFNQIEADVAGTVVAIMVENGQPVEFDEPMFVIA; encoded by the coding sequence ATGGACCTGCGCAAGATCAAGAAGCTCATCGACCTGCTCGAGGAATCGAACCTCGCCGAGCTGGAAATCAAGGAAGGCGAGGAAGTGGTCCGCCTCTCGCGCGTGCCCAAGGGTGGCGTCGCCGTCGCCGCGCCCCAGGTCATGGCCGCCCCCGTGGCTGCCGCGCCGGTCGCCGTGGCCGCTGCCGCCCCGACCCCGACCCCGGCCGCCGCCGAGCCCAGCCTGCCGGCCGGCCACGTGGTGAAGGCGCCGATGGTCGGTACCTTCTATGCCGCCTCGACCCCGGGCGCGCCGGCCTTCGCCAGCGTGGGCCAGCAGGTCAAGGCCGGCGAGACGCTGGGCATCATCGAAGCCATGAAGATGTTCAACCAGATCGAAGCCGACGTGGCCGGCACGGTCGTCGCCATCATGGTCGAGAACGGCCAGCCGGTGGAATTCGACGAACCGATGTTCGTCATCGCCTGA
- the groES gene encoding co-chaperone GroES gives MSKLRPLHDRVIVKRLEEERVSAGGIVIPDSATEKPTRGKVIAAGNGRILENGSVRPMSVKEGETVLFGKYAGQEIKIDGEELVFLKEDDIVAILEG, from the coding sequence ATGAGCAAACTGCGCCCGCTGCACGATCGCGTCATCGTCAAGCGCCTCGAGGAAGAGCGTGTCTCGGCCGGTGGCATCGTCATCCCCGACAGCGCCACCGAGAAGCCGACCCGCGGCAAGGTCATCGCCGCCGGCAATGGCCGCATCCTGGAAAACGGCTCGGTGCGTCCGATGTCGGTCAAGGAAGGCGAGACCGTCCTGTTCGGCAAGTACGCCGGCCAGGAGATCAAGATCGACGGCGAAGAGCTGGTCTTCCTGAAGGAAGACGACATCGTGGCGATTCTGGAAGGTTGA
- a CDS encoding helix-turn-helix domain-containing protein yields MQSALSECVSRTVRRYLADIGDTEFGEGLHALVIREVEGPLLREVLAFHEGNQSRAAAALGINRATLRKKLAAHGIS; encoded by the coding sequence ATGCAGAGCGCCCTCAGCGAATGCGTCAGCCGCACGGTACGTCGTTACCTGGCCGACATCGGCGACACGGAGTTCGGCGAAGGCCTGCATGCCCTCGTCATCCGCGAAGTCGAAGGCCCCCTCCTCCGCGAAGTGCTCGCCTTCCATGAAGGCAACCAGAGCCGCGCCGCCGCCGCGCTCGGCATCAATCGCGCGACCCTGCGCAAGAAGCTCGCGGCCCACGGCATCTCCTGA
- a CDS encoding protein-disulfide reductase DsbD family protein, whose product MSVVRRALAVLASLGLFAAALPVLAQEDQELLPVTQAFHLTTDASQPGIVKLHWRIAPDYYLYRGRIKIAAADPAAVKLGEPSLPDGLKEHDEYLGDVEIYHGDIQASVSYTLADASTKTLALNVQYQGCHEVEPKICYPPNTEHLQLAIGGPSMIPAAAPATPAANAAALLGAPAAASPGTDAQPLPADQAFRFEALVKDRGNLLLRWTMPKDYYLYRDKTQIAVTSPAGVSAGEPDWPSGTAHHDEHFGDTIVYFDQVELPVPLEGAASATTLGLDVAYQGCLENGICYPVMKRHVDIDLAAGTASVGAAQASEEAAAPAEVAPTPPPAGLAPGGDAPVGFITAIGLALLGGLVLNLMPCVLPVLSLKAITVLESGESPAAARRHALWYTAGVLVAFAALGLVIVGIRAAGHGIQWGAQFQQPLAIGLLVYVMLAVGLSMSGVFEIGGSLGNVGSGLAARSGPSGDFFTGVLAVVVASPCTAPFMGSAIAVAFAAPLTVAFLIFLALGLGLALPFLVMGFVPAVARLLPRPGRWMETLKQALAFPMYLTAVWLLWVLTKQRGADAAALVLAGGVLLAMALWWYGRSRGGRVLSWAFTAVLAIGAAAALWTVHGLPAPSAASVATDGSVPYSPEKLAELRGAGTPVLVDMTADWCITCKANEKAVLDTDAFRTLLKRTGTVYMKGDWTDVNATIGAFLEQYHSVGVPLYVVYPKGGGEGTKLSTVLTYDSVEKALEAAAHP is encoded by the coding sequence ATGTCTGTTGTCCGCCGCGCGCTGGCCGTCCTCGCCAGCCTCGGCCTGTTCGCCGCCGCTCTTCCGGTCCTCGCCCAGGAGGACCAGGAGCTGCTGCCCGTCACCCAGGCCTTCCACCTCACGACGGACGCCAGCCAGCCCGGCATCGTGAAACTCCACTGGCGCATCGCGCCGGACTACTACCTTTACCGCGGCCGGATCAAGATCGCCGCGGCCGACCCGGCGGCCGTGAAGCTGGGCGAGCCGAGCCTTCCGGACGGCCTGAAGGAGCACGACGAGTACCTCGGCGACGTGGAGATCTACCACGGCGACATCCAGGCCAGCGTGTCCTACACCCTGGCCGACGCGTCGACGAAAACGCTGGCGCTGAACGTGCAGTACCAGGGTTGCCACGAGGTGGAGCCGAAGATCTGCTACCCGCCGAACACCGAGCACCTGCAGCTCGCCATCGGCGGTCCGTCCATGATTCCGGCCGCCGCGCCAGCCACCCCGGCCGCGAATGCCGCCGCGCTGCTCGGCGCGCCGGCCGCGGCCTCGCCAGGCACCGACGCCCAGCCGCTACCGGCCGACCAGGCTTTCCGTTTCGAAGCACTGGTGAAGGACCGCGGCAACCTGCTCCTGCGCTGGACGATGCCGAAGGACTATTACCTCTACCGGGACAAGACGCAGATCGCCGTGACCTCGCCGGCCGGCGTGAGCGCCGGTGAGCCCGACTGGCCCAGCGGCACGGCCCATCACGACGAACACTTCGGCGACACGATCGTCTATTTCGACCAGGTGGAACTGCCCGTGCCGCTGGAGGGTGCCGCGAGCGCGACGACCCTGGGGCTGGACGTGGCCTACCAGGGCTGTCTCGAGAACGGCATCTGCTACCCGGTGATGAAGCGCCACGTCGACATCGACCTTGCCGCGGGCACCGCTTCCGTCGGCGCGGCGCAGGCATCGGAAGAGGCCGCGGCCCCCGCCGAGGTGGCGCCCACGCCGCCGCCAGCGGGCCTCGCGCCGGGCGGCGACGCGCCGGTCGGCTTCATCACGGCCATTGGCCTCGCGCTGCTCGGCGGCCTCGTGCTCAATCTCATGCCCTGCGTGCTGCCGGTGCTGTCGCTGAAGGCCATCACCGTCCTCGAGAGCGGCGAGAGCCCGGCCGCCGCGCGCCGCCACGCGCTCTGGTACACGGCAGGCGTCCTGGTGGCCTTCGCCGCGCTCGGCCTCGTCATCGTGGGCATCCGCGCGGCCGGGCACGGCATCCAGTGGGGCGCGCAGTTCCAGCAACCACTGGCGATCGGCCTGCTCGTCTACGTCATGCTCGCCGTGGGCCTGTCCATGTCAGGCGTGTTCGAGATCGGCGGCTCCCTCGGCAACGTCGGCAGCGGGCTGGCCGCCCGCTCGGGCCCGTCGGGCGATTTCTTCACCGGTGTGCTGGCCGTGGTCGTCGCCAGCCCCTGCACGGCGCCTTTCATGGGCTCGGCCATCGCCGTCGCCTTCGCGGCGCCCCTGACGGTGGCCTTCCTCATCTTCCTCGCGCTCGGCCTCGGACTTGCGTTGCCCTTCCTGGTCATGGGCTTCGTGCCGGCGGTCGCACGCCTGCTGCCGCGCCCGGGCCGCTGGATGGAGACGCTGAAGCAGGCGCTCGCCTTCCCGATGTACCTCACGGCGGTATGGCTGCTCTGGGTGCTGACGAAACAGCGCGGCGCGGATGCCGCCGCCCTCGTGCTGGCCGGCGGCGTGCTCCTGGCGATGGCGCTGTGGTGGTACGGCCGCAGCCGTGGCGGCCGCGTCCTGTCCTGGGCATTCACCGCCGTGCTGGCCATCGGGGCCGCCGCGGCACTGTGGACGGTGCACGGCCTGCCCGCGCCGTCGGCCGCCTCGGTGGCGACCGACGGCTCGGTGCCGTACTCCCCCGAGAAGCTCGCGGAACTGCGCGGCGCGGGAACGCCGGTGCTGGTCGACATGACGGCCGACTGGTGCATCACGTGCAAGGCCAATGAAAAAGCCGTGCTCGACACGGATGCCTTCCGCACGCTGCTGAAGCGCACGGGCACCGTCTACATGAAAGGCGACTGGACCGACGTGAACGCGACCATCGGCGCGTTCCTCGAGCAGTATCACTCGGTGGGCGTGCCGCTCTACGTGGTGTACCCGAAGGGCGGCGGCGAGGGCACGAAGTTGTCCACCGTCCTCACCTACGACAGCGTCGAAAAGGCGCTCGAGGCCGCCGCTCACCCATGA
- the cutA gene encoding divalent-cation tolerance protein CutA, whose translation MSEPIAILVACPPGEPADALARGLVEGGLAACVNRLPGMRSTYRWKGETVTEDEDLLLVKTVRGAFAAVEAFVLANHPYEVPEIVALPLVEGHAPYLAWLESAVGASQSGNARS comes from the coding sequence ATGTCCGAACCCATTGCCATCCTCGTCGCCTGCCCGCCAGGCGAGCCGGCCGACGCCCTTGCCCGTGGCCTGGTCGAGGGCGGCCTTGCCGCCTGCGTGAACCGTCTGCCCGGCATGCGGTCCACCTATCGCTGGAAAGGCGAGACCGTCACCGAGGACGAAGACCTTTTGCTGGTGAAGACCGTCCGCGGCGCGTTCGCGGCGGTGGAGGCCTTCGTCCTGGCCAACCATCCGTACGAGGTCCCGGAGATCGTGGCGCTGCCCCTGGTGGAAGGGCACGCCCCCTATCTCGCCTGGCTGGAATCCGCGGTCGGTGCAAGCCAATCCGGAAACGCCCGGTCATAA
- the prmA gene encoding 50S ribosomal protein L11 methyltransferase: protein MPWLELSLTIRAAEQPRVEAALEDLGALSITLQDADAETPDEEAIFEPGVGEIPLWNQIVLNALFDADADKRGLTAAIADDLPFIEPAQIVWRVVDDQDWERAWMDQFKPMPFGRRLWVYPWNIEPPADGDIVVVRLDPGLAFGTGTHPTTAMCLEWLDGQQLAGKHVLDYGCGSGILAIAALKLGAAMAVGIDNDPQALLASRDNAERNGVAGDLDVYLPGEAPAALADVLVANILAGPLGELAPTFAAAVKPGAPFALSGILFGQHEELLLRYAVWFEGLEVRRLEDWVRISGYRSTR from the coding sequence ATGCCCTGGCTCGAACTTTCCCTGACGATCCGCGCCGCCGAGCAGCCGCGTGTCGAAGCCGCGCTCGAGGATCTCGGCGCCCTCTCGATCACGTTGCAGGATGCCGACGCCGAGACCCCCGACGAGGAGGCGATCTTCGAGCCCGGCGTGGGCGAGATCCCGCTGTGGAACCAGATCGTGCTGAACGCGCTCTTCGATGCCGACGCGGACAAGCGGGGTCTCACCGCGGCCATCGCCGACGACCTGCCCTTCATCGAACCCGCGCAGATCGTATGGCGCGTGGTGGACGACCAGGATTGGGAACGCGCCTGGATGGACCAGTTCAAGCCGATGCCGTTCGGACGCCGCCTGTGGGTGTATCCGTGGAACATCGAGCCACCGGCCGACGGCGATATCGTCGTGGTGCGCCTGGACCCCGGCCTCGCGTTCGGCACCGGCACGCATCCGACCACGGCGATGTGCCTGGAGTGGCTGGACGGCCAGCAGCTGGCGGGCAAGCACGTGCTGGATTACGGCTGTGGCTCGGGCATCCTCGCCATCGCTGCGTTGAAGCTGGGCGCGGCGATGGCCGTGGGCATCGACAACGATCCGCAGGCCTTGCTGGCGTCGCGCGACAACGCCGAACGCAACGGCGTGGCCGGCGATCTGGACGTCTATCTGCCTGGCGAGGCACCGGCGGCGCTCGCCGACGTACTCGTGGCGAACATCCTCGCCGGTCCGCTCGGCGAGCTTGCCCCGACGTTCGCCGCCGCGGTGAAACCCGGTGCGCCGTTTGCGCTGTCGGGCATCCTCTTCGGCCAGCACGAGGAACTGCTGCTCCGTTACGCCGTGTGGTTCGAAGGGCTGGAAGTGCGCAGGCTGGAAGACTGGGTACGCATCAGCGGCTATCGTAGTACTCGGTAA
- a CDS encoding TlpA family protein disulfide reductase, producing MIRGPTFWIVALAIAAAATGLYLEHRRLHPPPPQGLIVADVGGPPPAATFLSVDGKPRQLSDWRGKRVLLNFWATWCAPCRREMPLLSENAARYRARNVAIVGVAEDTAVAVRGYLAEKPVDYPILLADTDAPGGSLSFGNTRRVLPYSVLIGEDGRILRQKLGTFSQAELDEWLAPER from the coding sequence ATGATCCGCGGTCCGACGTTCTGGATCGTGGCGCTGGCCATCGCGGCCGCGGCGACGGGGCTCTACCTGGAGCACCGCCGCCTCCATCCGCCGCCTCCGCAGGGCCTCATCGTCGCCGACGTGGGCGGTCCGCCGCCCGCGGCCACGTTCCTTAGCGTCGACGGCAAGCCGCGCCAGCTCTCGGACTGGCGCGGCAAACGCGTGCTGCTGAACTTCTGGGCCACCTGGTGTGCGCCGTGCCGCCGCGAGATGCCACTCCTCAGCGAGAACGCGGCGCGCTACCGCGCGCGCAACGTGGCCATCGTGGGCGTGGCCGAGGACACCGCGGTCGCCGTGCGCGGCTACCTTGCCGAAAAGCCGGTGGACTACCCGATCCTGCTCGCCGACACCGATGCGCCGGGCGGTTCGCTCTCCTTCGGCAACACGCGCCGGGTGCTTCCCTACAGCGTCCTGATCGGCGAGGACGGGCGTATCCTGCGGCAGAAACTCGGCACCTTCAGCCAGGCCGAACTCGACGAATGGCTGGCCCCCGAACGATGA
- the aroQ gene encoding type II 3-dehydroquinate dehydratase: protein MARILVLHGPNLNLLGVREPSVYGHETLADINASLQARAQAAGHDLGWFQSNAEHELIGRIHQARDEGTAWILINPAAFTHTSVALRDALAGVAIPFIEIHLSNPHAREPFRHHSYVSDIATGTICGFGGDSYRLALEAALLRLAVPAA from the coding sequence GTGGCCAGGATCCTTGTCCTGCACGGACCCAACCTCAATCTTCTTGGCGTGCGCGAACCTTCCGTCTACGGCCATGAAACCCTGGCCGATATCAACGCGTCGCTCCAGGCCCGTGCCCAGGCGGCCGGCCACGACCTCGGCTGGTTCCAGTCGAACGCCGAGCACGAGCTGATTGGGCGTATCCACCAGGCCCGCGACGAAGGCACGGCGTGGATCCTGATCAACCCCGCGGCGTTCACGCACACCTCGGTCGCGCTGCGCGATGCGCTCGCCGGCGTGGCCATCCCGTTCATCGAGATCCACCTGTCGAACCCGCACGCGCGCGAGCCGTTCCGCCACCACTCCTACGTGTCGGACATCGCGACCGGCACGATCTGCGGATTCGGCGGCGACAGCTACCGCCTGGCACTGGAAGCCGCCCTGCTCCGCCTCGCCGTCCCGGCGGCCTGA
- a CDS encoding DUF1415 domain-containing protein gives MNDPLMDALPSPDEAIEATRLWLERAVIGLNLCPFAKAVQRKGQIRYVVSDATQPLQLHADLVRELERLRDTDAETIDTTLLIHPGVLGDFIDFNEFLEVADAAVADLHLEGEIQVASFHPDFQFEGTAADDITNYTNRSPYPTLHLLREASIDRAVAAFPDASAIFETNMETLEKLGHEGWRKLFSL, from the coding sequence ATGAACGACCCGCTCATGGACGCCCTCCCCTCGCCCGATGAAGCGATCGAAGCCACCCGCCTCTGGCTCGAGCGCGCCGTGATCGGCCTCAACCTGTGCCCCTTCGCCAAGGCGGTGCAGCGCAAGGGCCAGATCCGCTACGTGGTCAGCGACGCGACCCAGCCGCTGCAACTGCATGCGGACCTGGTCCGCGAGCTGGAGCGACTGCGCGACACGGATGCGGAGACGATCGACACGACCCTGCTGATCCACCCGGGCGTGCTCGGCGACTTCATCGACTTCAACGAATTCCTCGAGGTGGCCGATGCGGCGGTCGCCGACCTGCACCTGGAGGGCGAGATCCAGGTCGCCAGCTTCCATCCCGATTTCCAGTTCGAGGGCACGGCCGCCGACGACATCACCAACTACACGAACCGCTCGCCCTACCCCACGCTGCACCTGCTCCGCGAGGCCAGCATCGATCGCGCCGTGGCAGCCTTCCCCGATGCCTCGGCGATCTTCGAGACGAACATGGAGACGCTGGAGAAGCTGGGGCACGAGGGTTGGCGGAAGCTGTTTTCCTTGTAG
- the groL gene encoding chaperonin GroEL (60 kDa chaperone family; promotes refolding of misfolded polypeptides especially under stressful conditions; forms two stacked rings of heptamers to form a barrel-shaped 14mer; ends can be capped by GroES; misfolded proteins enter the barrel where they are refolded when GroES binds) — translation MAAKEVRFSEDVRARMLKGVNTLANAVKVTLGPKGRNVVLEKSFGAPTVTKDGVSVAKEIELSDKYENIGAQIVKEAASKTSDVAGDGTTTATVLAQAFIQEGLKAVAAGINPMDLKRGIDQAVGAAVGELKKLSNPTADDKAIAQVGTISANSDADIGDIIANAMKKVGKEGVITVEEGSGLENELDVVEGMQFDRGYLSPYFINNQQSQQVELDDPFILIHDKKVSNVRELLPVLEAVAKAAKPLLIVAEEVEGEALATLVVNTIRGIVKVAAVKAPGFGDRRKAILEDIAILTNGVVISEEVGLQLDKATINDLGRAKRVVITKENTTIIDGAGEAERIQSRIGQIKAQIEETSSDYDREKLQERVAKLAGGVAVIKVGAATEVEMKEKKARVEDALHATRAAVEEGVVPGGGVALIRSLTALDGLKGKNADQDLGIAITRRALEAPLRAIVANAGEEPSVVLNKVKEGKGNFGYNAANGEFGDMIAFGILDPTKVTRSALQFAASVAGSIITTEAAVTELPKKDEGHAHGGPGGMGGMGGMDF, via the coding sequence ATGGCAGCTAAAGAAGTCCGCTTCAGCGAAGACGTTCGCGCACGCATGCTGAAGGGTGTCAATACCCTCGCCAACGCGGTCAAGGTCACGCTGGGCCCGAAGGGCCGTAATGTCGTTCTCGAGAAGAGCTTCGGCGCTCCCACCGTCACCAAGGACGGCGTCTCGGTCGCGAAGGAAATCGAACTTTCCGACAAGTACGAGAACATCGGCGCGCAGATCGTGAAGGAAGCCGCCTCGAAGACCTCCGACGTCGCCGGCGACGGCACCACGACGGCCACGGTCCTCGCCCAGGCGTTCATCCAGGAAGGCCTCAAGGCCGTCGCCGCCGGCATCAACCCGATGGACCTGAAGCGCGGTATCGACCAGGCCGTCGGCGCCGCCGTGGGCGAGCTGAAGAAGCTCTCCAACCCCACCGCCGACGACAAAGCGATCGCCCAGGTCGGTACGATCTCGGCCAACTCCGACGCCGACATCGGCGACATCATCGCCAACGCGATGAAGAAGGTCGGTAAGGAAGGCGTCATCACCGTCGAGGAAGGCTCGGGTCTCGAGAACGAACTCGACGTCGTCGAGGGCATGCAGTTCGACCGCGGTTACCTCTCGCCGTACTTCATCAACAACCAGCAGTCGCAGCAGGTCGAGCTGGATGACCCGTTCATCCTGATCCACGACAAGAAGGTCTCCAACGTGCGCGAGCTCCTGCCGGTGCTCGAGGCCGTCGCGAAGGCCGCCAAGCCGCTGCTGATCGTCGCCGAGGAAGTCGAGGGCGAAGCCCTGGCCACCCTCGTGGTCAACACCATCCGTGGCATCGTGAAGGTCGCCGCCGTGAAGGCGCCGGGCTTCGGTGACCGTCGCAAGGCCATCCTGGAAGACATCGCCATCCTCACCAACGGCGTGGTCATCTCCGAGGAAGTGGGCCTGCAGCTCGACAAGGCCACGATCAACGACCTTGGCCGCGCCAAGCGCGTCGTGATCACCAAGGAAAACACCACGATCATCGACGGTGCCGGCGAAGCCGAGCGCATCCAGTCGCGCATCGGCCAGATCAAGGCGCAGATCGAGGAGACCTCCTCCGACTACGATCGCGAGAAGCTGCAGGAGCGCGTGGCGAAGCTGGCCGGCGGCGTGGCCGTCATCAAGGTCGGCGCCGCGACGGAAGTCGAGATGAAGGAAAAGAAGGCCCGCGTCGAAGACGCCCTGCACGCCACGCGTGCGGCGGTCGAGGAAGGCGTGGTCCCGGGCGGCGGCGTCGCCCTGATCCGTTCGCTCACGGCCCTCGACGGCCTGAAGGGCAAGAACGCCGACCAGGACCTCGGCATCGCCATCACCCGTCGCGCCCTGGAAGCCCCGCTGCGCGCCATCGTGGCGAACGCCGGTGAAGAGCCGTCGGTCGTGCTGAACAAGGTGAAGGAAGGCAAGGGCAACTTCGGCTACAACGCCGCCAACGGCGAGTTCGGCGACATGATCGCCTTCGGCATCCTGGACCCGACCAAGGTGACCCGCTCGGCGCTGCAGTTCGCCGCGTCGGTGGCCGGCTCGATCATCACGACCGAAGCGGCCGTGACCGAGCTGCCGAAGAAGGACGAAGGCCACGCCCACGGCGGTCCGGGCGGCATGGGTGGCATGGGCGGTATGGACTTCTAA
- the accC gene encoding acetyl-CoA carboxylase biotin carboxylase subunit codes for MLEKVVIANRGEIALRVLRACHALGIKTVAVHSTVDRNLKHVGLADESVCIGPGPSAESYLNIPAIIAAAEITDAGAIHPGYGFLSENANFAEQVEKSGFVFIGPTADVIRLMGDKVEAIRAMKAAGVPCVPGSGGPLGDDVDENIRIAREIGYPVIIKAAGGGGGRGMRVVRTEAHLANSIVMTKQEAKAAFSNDQVYMEKFLENPRHVEIQVLADGQGNAIHLGERDCSMQRRHQKVVEEAPAPGITPELREQIGKVCVDACIRIGYRGAGTFEFLFENGRFYFIEMNTRIQVEHPVTELVTGIDLVREQLLIASGHKLSIRQEDIVLTGHAIECRVNAEDPDTFMPSPGTVKRFEAPGGPGVRVDTHLYDGYRIPPNYDSMIGKIIVHGPDRATAIARMRMALTETVIEGVKCNIPLQQRIMADVGFQQGGQNIHYLEKRMAEQKETPPAV; via the coding sequence ATGCTCGAAAAGGTCGTCATAGCCAATCGCGGCGAAATCGCGCTGCGGGTGCTGCGCGCGTGCCACGCGCTCGGCATCAAGACGGTCGCGGTGCATTCCACCGTCGATCGCAATCTCAAGCACGTCGGCCTGGCCGACGAATCGGTATGCATCGGCCCGGGTCCGTCGGCCGAAAGCTACCTCAACATTCCCGCGATCATCGCCGCGGCGGAGATCACCGACGCCGGCGCCATCCACCCGGGATACGGCTTCCTGTCGGAGAACGCCAACTTCGCCGAACAGGTGGAGAAGTCCGGCTTCGTGTTCATCGGCCCCACGGCCGACGTGATTCGCCTGATGGGCGACAAGGTCGAGGCCATCCGCGCCATGAAGGCCGCCGGCGTGCCGTGCGTGCCGGGCTCGGGCGGTCCGCTCGGCGACGACGTGGACGAGAACATCCGCATCGCGCGCGAGATCGGCTACCCGGTCATCATCAAGGCCGCGGGCGGCGGCGGCGGCCGCGGCATGCGTGTCGTGCGCACCGAGGCCCACCTCGCGAACTCCATCGTGATGACCAAGCAGGAAGCCAAGGCGGCTTTCAGCAACGATCAGGTCTACATGGAGAAGTTCCTGGAGAATCCGCGCCACGTGGAAATCCAGGTGCTCGCCGACGGCCAGGGCAACGCCATCCACCTCGGCGAACGCGACTGCTCCATGCAGCGCCGTCACCAGAAGGTGGTGGAAGAAGCCCCGGCGCCGGGCATCACGCCGGAGTTGCGCGAGCAGATCGGCAAGGTCTGCGTCGACGCGTGCATCCGCATCGGTTACCGCGGCGCGGGCACGTTCGAATTCCTGTTCGAGAACGGCCGCTTCTATTTCATCGAGATGAACACCCGCATCCAGGTGGAGCATCCGGTGACGGAACTGGTGACGGGCATCGACCTGGTTCGCGAGCAGCTGCTGATCGCCAGCGGCCACAAGCTCTCGATTCGCCAGGAAGACATCGTGCTCACCGGCCACGCCATCGAGTGCCGCGTGAACGCGGAAGATCCGGACACCTTCATGCCGAGCCCCGGCACGGTGAAGCGTTTCGAAGCCCCGGGCGGCCCCGGTGTGCGCGTGGACACGCACCTGTACGACGGCTACCGGATCCCGCCGAACTACGACTCGATGATCGGCAAGATCATCGTGCATGGTCCGGATCGCGCCACCGCCATCGCACGCATGCGCATGGCCCTGACCGAGACGGTGATCGAAGGCGTGAAGTGCAACATTCCGCTGCAGCAGCGGATCATGGCCGACGTCGGCTTCCAGCAGGGTGGGCAGAACATCCACTACCTGGAGAAGCGGATGGCTGAGCAGAAGGAAACGCCGCCGGCGGTTTAA
- a CDS encoding zinc-ribbon and DUF3426 domain-containing protein, whose amino-acid sequence MYTQCPECLTVYKLEAELLVPACGCLRCCHCDAVFNALGTLATHLPPEPFTRLAEHALDQEPPMADVAVFRPRPAVEAAAEPVEAVPTADDSVAVEEPGEDFSQLTFTPRFAKPRRRSWRTAAWVAVCTVLVIGLGAQLAWAKRDVLIADPTVGPLIETGCAAIGCRLPLVSAPARLRLLARDVEQHPSVRDGLLITASVHNDAAFAQPYPIVTIVLSDTNGQRLAMRRFQPEDYVGDAATRARGLAGGATTAMVFEVQDPGQRAVAFAFSFD is encoded by the coding sequence ATGTATACGCAGTGCCCAGAGTGCCTCACGGTCTACAAGCTGGAAGCGGAACTCCTCGTTCCCGCCTGCGGCTGCCTGCGCTGCTGCCATTGCGACGCCGTCTTCAACGCCCTGGGCACCCTGGCCACGCACCTGCCGCCGGAGCCGTTCACGCGGCTGGCCGAACATGCGCTCGACCAGGAGCCGCCCATGGCCGATGTGGCGGTGTTCCGCCCCCGCCCGGCCGTCGAGGCGGCGGCGGAGCCGGTGGAGGCGGTCCCGACCGCCGACGACAGCGTCGCCGTCGAGGAACCGGGTGAGGATTTCTCGCAACTCACGTTCACCCCACGCTTCGCCAAGCCGCGCCGACGGTCCTGGCGCACGGCGGCATGGGTCGCGGTATGCACGGTGCTCGTGATCGGCCTCGGCGCGCAGCTCGCCTGGGCGAAGCGCGACGTGCTCATCGCCGACCCCACGGTCGGACCGCTGATCGAGACCGGCTGCGCCGCCATCGGTTGCCGTCTTCCGCTGGTGTCCGCACCCGCGCGTCTGCGCCTTCTCGCCCGCGACGTCGAGCAGCATCCATCGGTCAGGGACGGCCTCCTGATCACCGCGAGCGTGCACAACGATGCCGCGTTCGCGCAGCCGTATCCGATCGTGACGATCGTGCTTTCCGATACGAACGGCCAACGCCTAGCGATGCGTCGCTTCCAGCCGGAAGACTATGTAGGCGACGCCGCCACGCGCGCACGCGGTCTTGCCGGCGGCGCGACGACGGCGATGGTCTTCGAAGTGCAAGACCCGGGCCAGCGCGCGGTCGCTTTCGCATTCAGCTTCGACTGA